The following proteins come from a genomic window of Candidatus Kuenenbacteria bacterium:
- the rpsQ gene encoding 30S ribosomal protein S17: MTQVKKQKKIFSGKVVSTKMAKTIVVLVERTKIHPKYQKRYKTSKKYKVHDEKGQYRVGDKVNFIECRPLSKDKKWRIYPEKN; encoded by the coding sequence ATGACACAGGTAAAAAAACAGAAAAAAATATTCTCCGGCAAAGTGGTTTCTACCAAGATGGCCAAGACTATTGTTGTTTTGGTTGAAAGAACAAAAATTCATCCCAAATATCAGAAGAGATACAAAACTAGTAAAAAATACAAAGTTCATGACGAGAAAGGCCAATACCGGGTCGGCGACAAAGTAAACTTTATCGAATGCCGACCACTTTCCAAAGATAAAAAATGGCGGATTTATCCGGAAAAGAATTAA